One part of the Dermacentor silvarum isolate Dsil-2018 chromosome 6, BIME_Dsil_1.4, whole genome shotgun sequence genome encodes these proteins:
- the LOC119455816 gene encoding glutamate-gated chloride channel-like isoform X1 — protein MARLRSGPYLKLATTVATLLALFQAGNAQSSIANYAGRVLNDLFKPEKYDKQVRPAGTNESTGPVIVVTNMFLRSIDNIDDKDMAFGVQLTFRQKWKDERLKFNDLGGQLKYVIVENPERLWLPDPFFSNEISGSFHNIMKPNVLVRIHPDGSVLYSIRVSLKLSCPMNLKNFPFDRQTCSIVTASYAHTTEDIVFLWRQSDPVQVKRSLHLSKFTLTKFLTNYCTSKTTTGEYSCLRLNLLFDRERNGYIINVYLPCIMCVLVSWVVLWISNKNTAVRVFVPLVVLLVMSMFISKLNQDEFPRTSYTKSVDTWTGVCLTFVFFVLAYVTAADYVVRVTRGGQDASASARDENKIEEAGKQAPGSAKTPFLQSLRAWMQRPRSLPDKMDIVARIAFPLCFVLFLIIYFSVHAGSNADEERTSLPT, from the exons atggcccgtcTTAGGAGTGGGCCGTACTTGAAACTCGCAACCACCGTCGCCACTCTGCTTGCTCTATTCCAAGCCGGAAACGCCCA GAGCAGCATAGCGAACTACGCTGGCCGTGTGCTGAACGATCTCTTCAAGCCGGAGAAGTATGACAAGCAAGTGCGACCGGCAGGAACCAACGAGTCGACGG GTCCCGTGATAGTCGTCACCAACATGTTCCTCCGTTCGATAGACAACATCGATGACAAAGATATG GCGTTCGGCGTGCAGCTCACATTTCGTCAGAAGTGGAAAGACGAGAGACTCAAGTTCAACGACCTGGGCGGTCAGCTGAAGTATGTCATTGTGGAGAACCCTGAAAGGCTATGGCTTCCGGACCCATTCTTTTCGAACGAGATCAGCGGATCCTTTCACAATATCATGAAGCCGAATGTATTGGTCAGGATACACCCCGACGGCAGCGTGCTCTACAGCATTAG GGTGTCGCTGAAGCTGTCGTGTCCCATGAACCTGAAGAATTTTCCGTTTGATCGGCAAACTTGTTCGATTGTAACAGCCAGCT ATGCCCACACCACAGAAGACATAGTGTTCTTGTGGAGGCAGAGTGATCCTGTGCAAGTGAAGAGGTCTCTGCACCTTTCGAAGTTCACTCTAACAAAGTTCCTGACAAACTATTGTACTTCCAAGACAACTACAG gcGAATACTCCTGTCTTCGACTGAACTTGTTGTTCGATCGGGAGCGAAACGGGTACATAATCAACGTGTACCTCCCGTGCATCATGTGCGTCCTGGTGTCCTGGGTCGTTCTCTGGATCAGCAACAAGAACACGGCCGTGCGCGTGTTCGTGCCCCTGGTCGTGCTACTGGTGATGTCGATGTTCATATCCAAGCTTAACCAAGACGAGTTTCCGCGTACTTCGTACACGAAGTCCGTGGACACGTGGACGGGAGTCTGCCTCACTTTCGTCTTCTTCGTGCTCGCCTACGTCACAGCGGCTGACTACGTCGTCCGCGTGACTCGAGGAGGTCAGGATGCGTCAGCTTCAGCGAGAGACGAGAACAAG ATTGAGGAAGCGGGCAAGCAGGCTCCTGGATCGGCCAAGACGCCCTTCTTGCAATCTCTGAGGGCGTGGATGCAGCGACCGAGATCCTTGCCGGACAAGATGGACATCGTGGCCCGGATCGCTTTTCCTCTGTGTTTCGTACTGTTCCTCATCATCTACTTCAGTGTCCATGCAGGATCGAACGCTGACGAGGAACGAACGTCTCTTCCGACCTGA